TTCTCCGCGGGCAGGCTGTCCATGAAGGAGCTGACCGAGAAGACCGCGTTGCCGGGGCCCGCGGGGCCGTAGCCGGGCGGCGAGCTGAGGCCGTTCGCCTCCATTGTCGCGCGGTAGGCCTCCAGGAGCCGCACGTGGTACTCCAGCGGCGCGCCCTGCGGGTTGGCCTTGCCGAGCGGCGTCGTGGGCTCCGGGCACCAGGTGGTGAAGCGGGGCGTGATGCCGCGCGACATGAAGTACTGCAGGCCCTCGACGGTCGAGTCGATGGCCTCGTCGACGGTCTTGAAGCCGAACGGCTCGGCCATCTCGACGCCCGCGACGAAGTTCGGGATCACGTTGCGCGGCCCGAACACCTCGGCGGAGTCCAGGATGCGGCGGTGCCACTCGTCACGGCCGACGTACCGCTCCTTGCCGGGGCAGTACCGCTCGAACAGGTACGGGTCCCACACCTCGTAGTTCGGGTGGTAGATCCGCACTCCGTAGTCGTGGAAGCGCTGCACGTCCTCCTTGGGCAGCGCCTGGGCGACGACCTTGCCGATCCAGCGGCCCGGGAAGCGCTCCTCGATGGCCTTCGCGTACTGCCCGTAGAAGTCGGCCTCGTCCTTGCCCTGGAGCCGCGTGGTGATGGCGCCGCCGGTGAGCGTGTACGCGGTGGAGGACTTGTTCGTGTCGTACTTGTCGATGATGGCCAGGGCTTCGAGGACCTCGTCCATCGGCTTCACGCCCGTGTAGGGGCGGCCCGCCGCCTTCTGCTGGCGCCAGTTGTGGTTGATGTCGCAGTACTGGCACTCCTCCTTGGCACCGAAGTACTGGCAGACCCGGAAGACCGTCAGGTAGATGAGATAGCCCCACTGGATGGTGGGCGCCACCTCCATCACCGACTTGCCGTTCTCCAGCGTGTGCCGGTAGTAGTCCGGCATCGGGGGCAGGCCGACGTCGGAGATCCGCACCCCGTCCAGGTACAGGCCGAGCACGCCGTGGTCGTCGGCGGCGACCCGGTAGGGCGAGGACGGGTTGACGCGCACCGAGACGACGGTGCGGCGCAGCTCGTACGGGCCGCCGGTGAGGACGATCTCCTCCGGCGGCCTGCGCAGGGCGGCGGCGCCGAGCTCGGGCAGGGTGCCGTGGTCGAAGGAGAAGATGAAGTACGACTTCGGCTTGACCTCGCCGTTCTCGTTGTCGCTGAGCGCCGACTCGTCGAAGGCGATGCCGCCGCGCAGCAGATCCTCCTTGATCACGGCTTCCCGCGGCACGTGCGGGAACCGCTCCATGAGTGACTCGATGAGCTGGGTACGGCTCTCGCTGCGGCTTGGCATGGGCCGGGCACCTCGGATCCTGTTCGGTCGATCTGTCCAGTCCACGCTAATACCCGCGCGATCCGTTCCGGATCCGACTCCGGTCTCAGTGCGTCTCCGCCGCAGGTCTATGCTGCGGGCCACTCCAGTGGCACCGGGACTCCGCTGCGGGCCGACGCGTAGCCGGCCTCGACGACACGCAGGGTGCGCAGGCCGCCCTCGCCGTCCGCGACGTTCATCGCGCCCTCCTCGGCCCCGTACAGGAACGCCCGCAGCATCAGCTCGTCCAGGTCGGCGCCGAAGGGCACCTCGGTGCCGCTGCCCCTGCGCTCGCTGAAGCCGTGCAGCTTCTGGTCGAAGGCGTCCATTTCCAGGGTGGCCCGCTCGCCGACGACCGTGAGTTCCAGGCCGCCCCAGGAATGGTGGGAGCGGGGGTGCGACCAACTGCAGTCGATGGTGGCGACGGCGCCGTTGGAGTACGTCACGCTGACCAGGCCGCTGGTCTCGGCCGCGACCTCGTCGGCGTACAGGAGGTTGTTGGTCTGCGCGTACACCTCGACGGGAGTGGCCCGGCCGAAGAGGTCGTCGAGCAGGTCGGCGAGGTGCACGGTGTGATCCATGAGGGCGCCGCCGCCGGAGAGTGACGGGTCGGCGAACCAGCGGCGGGCGCGGGTCGGCATGGCGCCGTTGTTCGCGCCGGACACGGCGAGGACCCGGCCCGCCTCGCCCGCCGCGACGGCGGCCTTCACCGCCGCGTAGGCCGGGCTGAACCGCACCGGGTAGGCGACCGCGAGGCGCACGCCCGCGGCCCGGCAGGCGGCGACCATCGCCTCGCCGTCCTCGACCGTGGCCGCCAGGGGCTTCTCGCACAGGACGGGCACGCCGTGCGCGGCGGCGCGTTCGACCAGGGGGCGGTGCCGTGCGTTCTCGGAGCAGACGATCACCGCGTCGGGGCCCCAGGCGAAGGCTTCGTCGTACGTGTCCGCGTACGCGACGCGCGCCGCGTCGGCGACCGCGCGGCCCCGCACCTCGCCGGGCGCCGCGAGGTCCGTTTCGGGGTCGCTGCCGAGGACGTCGATGCCGGGCATGCGGGAGAGCAGGCGCAGGTAGGACGCCGCGTGGACGTGGGCGAACGACAGGACGGCGACCTTCATCGCGCGGCCTCCTCGGTTTCGGTGGTGTGGGGCAGCTCGACGACGCGGCCGGTGCGGCTGGACTCGACGGCGGCCTCGGCGATCCGGACGGCCTCGATGCCGTCGCGGGTGCTCACCCTCGGCTCCGGCCCGCCGTCCCGCCAGGACGCGGCGAACTCGCGGAGTTCGGTGAGGAAGGGGCTCTCGGTCATGGGGCTGGTCGGTATGCCTTCGTTGGCGGCGCGTACTCCTTGGGCGGTGATGCGGAAGCCGGGCACGGCGGTCGAGTCGTGGTGCAGGAGGCCGTCGGCTCCCGCGACGCGGAACGTCGTGCGGAACCGCTGGTCGGGCAGGCCCCACAGGCCGTTGATGTGGCTGACGGCGCCCGAGGCGTGGGTGAGGACGGCCGACGCGGTGACGACTTCGGGCGGGGCGCCGGTGGCGTGCTCGACGCCGCGCGTCCGCGCGTGCACGCGGACCACGTCGCCCGCGAGCCACCGGGCGATGTCGATGTCGTGGACCATCAGGTCCATGACGACGCCGCCGGACTGGGCCGGGTCGCCGAACCAGGGCGCCCACTGGGGCCGCGCGCCGCCGCGCGAGAAGCGCAGCACGGCGAGTTCGCCGAGGTCGCCGCGGGTCACTGCCCGGTGCAGGGCGGCGTACGCGGGAAAGTAGCGCACGACGTGGGCGGGGTGCAGGCGTACGCCCGCCGCGTCGGCGGCGGCCGCGATCTCCTCGGCGTCGCGGGCGGTGAGGGCGAGGGGCTTCTCGCAGACGACGTGGCGGCCCGCGGCGACGGCGGCGAGGGCGAGCTCCTTGTGGGTGGGGGTGGGGGTGCAGACGTCGACGGCGCTCGTTTCGGCGAGGAGCGCGTCGAGGTGGTCGCAGGACCGGACGTCGTGCCCGCGCTCGGCGTACTCGGCCGCGAGTTTCTCCGCGGATCCGTCGACGGTGTACACGCTCACGCGGGCGCCCAGCGCCAGCCAGCCGGGCAGGTGGGCGCGGGCGATGCCGCCGGCGCCGAGCAGGCCGATGTGAAGCGATCGCATAGGGGGATGCTGCCTTTCCGTCGGGGTCGGCTCTTGCGTCAGTCCGGGGAGTCAGCTCTTGGAGCCGGAGAGGGCGACGCTCTGGACGAAGTGCCGTTGCAGGAAGAGGTAGACGACGAGCATCGGCAGGCTGGCGATCAGCGAACCGGCCATCATCACCGGGTAGTTCGTCTCGTACTGCCCCTCCAGCGAGGTCAGTCCCGCACTGATCGGCATCTTCTCCGGGTCGGTGTTGACGATCAGCGGCCACAGCAGGTCGTTCCAGGACCACATGGCGGTGATGACGGCGAGCGCGGCCAGCGCGGGCCGGATCAGCGGCAGCATGATCGACCAGAAGATCCGGAAAGAGCCCGCGCCGTCGATGCGCGCCGCCTCCTCCAGTTCCCTGGGGAGGGTGAGGAAGAACTGGCGGAGCATGAACGTGCCGAAGGCGCTGAACATGCCGGGCAGAAAGAGCGCGGGCGCGGAGTTGAGCAGTCCGAGGGACTGGATGATGTCGTACTGCGGCAGGACGAGCAGGGAGCTCGGCACCATCAGGACGGACAGGAAGAGCGCGAACAGGACGTTGCGGCCGCGGAATTGCATGCGCGCGAACGCGTAGGCGGCGAGTGAGCAGAAGACGAGCTGTCCGACGGTGCGTCCGATGGTGTTGATCAGGCTGTTGGTGAGCATTTCGCGGAACGGCAGCGCTGTGAAGACTTCTTCGAAACTGTCCCAGTTCCAGTCCTTCGGCAGGAACGTGGGCGGCACCTGGGAGGTTTCCGCGAGGGTCTTCAGCGCGGTGAGCAGCTGCCACAGGAACGGGAAGGTCATGACGAGCGCGCCGAGCGAGAGCACGGCGTGAGTGGCGACGGATCCCGAGTCGATGCGCTTCCGGTCAGGCATAGTGCACCCACCTCTTCTGGATCCGGAACTGGAGATACGTCAGGGCCGCGATGACCAGCATCAGGAGGAAGGCGAGCGCGGCCGCGGCGCCCTGGGCGTTCTCGATGAACGCCCATTTGTAGAAGAGGCCGACGACGGACTGCGTATCGCCGATCGCGGGGTTCTTCTCGGCCATCATGATGTAGATCAGGTCGAAGGTCTGCAGGGAATTGATCATGCAGATGACGGAGGCGAAGAAGATGGTCGGGCTGAGCAGCGGGAGCGTGATGGTGAAGAACCGGCGCAGCGGTCCCGCCCCGTCGAGTTCCGCGGCTTCGTAGTAGTCCTGCGGTATTCCTTTGACGCCCGCCATGAAGATGACGAGGTAGTAGCCGGTGGTGGACCAGACCATCACCGTGCCGATCGCGTAGACGGCGGTGGACGGGTCGGAGACCCAGTAGTGCTCGTCGACGCCGAACCAGCTCAGGATTTCGTTGACGAGCCCGAAGTCGCCGTTGTAGAGCCAGTTCCAGACGAGGCCGACGGCGACGGGCAGCGTCACGAACGGGATGAAGTACAGGGCGCGGTAGACGGATACGCCGCGCAGTCCGCGCCGGTTCAGGAGCGATGCGACGACGATGGCGACGGGCAGCGCCATGAGCCCGATGACGCAGTAGATGAGTGTGTTTCCGAGGGCCTGCCAGACGGTGACGTCCTTGATGACGCGCAGGTAGTTGTCGGTGCCTATGAAGGTGTGGCCGCCGAACGCGCCGAATTCGGTGAAGCTGAAGTAGAGGGTCTGCAGGAGCGGCCAGAAGTAGAAGACGGCGAAGCCGAGGCCGAGCGGCGCGATGAACCAGTAGGCGGACCGCTGGTTGCGGGGTCCGGGGCGCGTGCCGGACGCCGATGTCCGGCTGCGTCCGGCCGCCTTCGCGGCGGCCGTCGCGGGAAAGACACTCATGAGTCGCGTTCCTCCTTCAGGGCCCGGTCCATCTGCTCGCCCAGCGTGCGGGCGGCGGTCTCGATGCCGCCCTTTCCGCTGAACGCGGCGCCGAGCAGCGGGTATTGGAGGTTCTCCCAGACGGCGGTGTTCT
The window above is part of the Streptomyces venezuelae genome. Proteins encoded here:
- a CDS encoding Gfo/Idh/MocA family protein, which produces MKVAVLSFAHVHAASYLRLLSRMPGIDVLGSDPETDLAAPGEVRGRAVADAARVAYADTYDEAFAWGPDAVIVCSENARHRPLVERAAAHGVPVLCEKPLAATVEDGEAMVAACRAAGVRLAVAYPVRFSPAYAAVKAAVAAGEAGRVLAVSGANNGAMPTRARRWFADPSLSGGGALMDHTVHLADLLDDLFGRATPVEVYAQTNNLLYADEVAAETSGLVSVTYSNGAVATIDCSWSHPRSHHSWGGLELTVVGERATLEMDAFDQKLHGFSERRGSGTEVPFGADLDELMLRAFLYGAEEGAMNVADGEGGLRTLRVVEAGYASARSGVPVPLEWPAA
- a CDS encoding radical SAM protein; this encodes MPSRSESRTQLIESLMERFPHVPREAVIKEDLLRGGIAFDESALSDNENGEVKPKSYFIFSFDHGTLPELGAAALRRPPEEIVLTGGPYELRRTVVSVRVNPSSPYRVAADDHGVLGLYLDGVRISDVGLPPMPDYYRHTLENGKSVMEVAPTIQWGYLIYLTVFRVCQYFGAKEECQYCDINHNWRQQKAAGRPYTGVKPMDEVLEALAIIDKYDTNKSSTAYTLTGGAITTRLQGKDEADFYGQYAKAIEERFPGRWIGKVVAQALPKEDVQRFHDYGVRIYHPNYEVWDPYLFERYCPGKERYVGRDEWHRRILDSAEVFGPRNVIPNFVAGVEMAEPFGFKTVDEAIDSTVEGLQYFMSRGITPRFTTWCPEPTTPLGKANPQGAPLEYHVRLLEAYRATMEANGLSSPPGYGPAGPGNAVFSVSSFMDSLPAEKAAPEDAITPATSR
- a CDS encoding carbohydrate ABC transporter permease — translated: MPDRKRIDSGSVATHAVLSLGALVMTFPFLWQLLTALKTLAETSQVPPTFLPKDWNWDSFEEVFTALPFREMLTNSLINTIGRTVGQLVFCSLAAYAFARMQFRGRNVLFALFLSVLMVPSSLLVLPQYDIIQSLGLLNSAPALFLPGMFSAFGTFMLRQFFLTLPRELEEAARIDGAGSFRIFWSIMLPLIRPALAALAVITAMWSWNDLLWPLIVNTDPEKMPISAGLTSLEGQYETNYPVMMAGSLIASLPMLVVYLFLQRHFVQSVALSGSKS
- a CDS encoding carbohydrate ABC transporter permease; translated protein: MSVFPATAAAKAAGRSRTSASGTRPGPRNQRSAYWFIAPLGLGFAVFYFWPLLQTLYFSFTEFGAFGGHTFIGTDNYLRVIKDVTVWQALGNTLIYCVIGLMALPVAIVVASLLNRRGLRGVSVYRALYFIPFVTLPVAVGLVWNWLYNGDFGLVNEILSWFGVDEHYWVSDPSTAVYAIGTVMVWSTTGYYLVIFMAGVKGIPQDYYEAAELDGAGPLRRFFTITLPLLSPTIFFASVICMINSLQTFDLIYIMMAEKNPAIGDTQSVVGLFYKWAFIENAQGAAAALAFLLMLVIAALTYLQFRIQKRWVHYA
- a CDS encoding Gfo/Idh/MocA family protein, whose translation is MRSLHIGLLGAGGIARAHLPGWLALGARVSVYTVDGSAEKLAAEYAERGHDVRSCDHLDALLAETSAVDVCTPTPTHKELALAAVAAGRHVVCEKPLALTARDAEEIAAAADAAGVRLHPAHVVRYFPAYAALHRAVTRGDLGELAVLRFSRGGARPQWAPWFGDPAQSGGVVMDLMVHDIDIARWLAGDVVRVHARTRGVEHATGAPPEVVTASAVLTHASGAVSHINGLWGLPDQRFRTTFRVAGADGLLHHDSTAVPGFRITAQGVRAANEGIPTSPMTESPFLTELREFAASWRDGGPEPRVSTRDGIEAVRIAEAAVESSRTGRVVELPHTTETEEAAR